One window of Rhizobium leguminosarum genomic DNA carries:
- the tnpC gene encoding IS66 family transposase: MLDAVDLPDDIAALKAMLIAAQAREVRKDERIERLEKLVAAFKQAAFGRKSEKADPEQFDLALEDLETAIAAVHAEDEADSASGKPHPKPRAANRGSLPAHLPRIEEIIEPESLICACGGGLHCIGEDVAERLDVIPAQFRVIVTRRPKYACRACTDGVAQAPAPARLIHAGLPTEATIAHVLVSKYADHLPLYRQAQIMSRQGIDLDRSTLADWVGRAAFELRPVFDALIADLKRSTKLFMDETRAPVLDPGSRKTKTGYFWALARDDRPWGGGAPPGVAFTYAPGRGGQHAERILQGFTGVLQVDGYAGYNRLIAPDRTGPDIRLAYCWAHARRKLVEITRTGSTPIAEEGVKRIGELYRIEAELRGLDADARLTGRQARSAPLIADMRTWLMLHRARVAGKSPLGEALAYVAKYWDGLCVYLTDGRVEIDNNSVERTIRPIAGPESLCTPSLSICKHWKRVRVSNATRAALSGYRGLDRRRSQVAGPDLIRRTANHLFGRQHLRLDQMAYPMIGHAQSRRSLCHGQPFAVFVG; the protein is encoded by the coding sequence ATGTTAGACGCCGTCGATCTGCCGGACGATATTGCTGCGCTGAAGGCGATGCTGATCGCGGCGCAAGCGCGTGAAGTTCGCAAGGATGAGCGGATCGAACGGCTGGAGAAGCTGGTCGCCGCTTTCAAGCAGGCAGCCTTTGGCCGCAAATCCGAGAAAGCCGATCCCGAGCAATTCGACCTCGCCCTGGAGGACCTGGAAACAGCCATCGCCGCCGTCCACGCCGAAGACGAGGCCGACAGCGCCTCGGGTAAGCCGCACCCAAAACCACGCGCCGCCAATCGTGGCTCTCTTCCTGCCCACCTTCCCCGTATCGAGGAGATCATTGAACCAGAAAGCTTGATCTGTGCCTGCGGCGGCGGCCTGCATTGCATAGGCGAAGATGTAGCCGAGCGGCTGGACGTCATCCCGGCGCAGTTCCGCGTCATCGTCACTCGTCGTCCCAAATATGCCTGCCGTGCTTGCACCGACGGCGTTGCCCAGGCTCCAGCGCCTGCAAGATTGATCCACGCCGGGTTGCCGACAGAGGCGACCATCGCGCATGTGCTGGTGTCCAAATACGCCGATCATCTGCCGCTCTACCGGCAGGCCCAGATCATGAGCCGCCAGGGTATCGATCTCGACCGTTCGACGCTCGCCGACTGGGTCGGCCGGGCGGCATTCGAGCTTCGCCCGGTCTTCGACGCTCTGATCGCCGACCTGAAGCGGTCCACCAAGCTGTTCATGGACGAGACCCGTGCGCCAGTCCTCGATCCTGGCTCCCGCAAAACCAAAACTGGATACTTCTGGGCCTTGGCCCGCGATGACCGACCATGGGGCGGAGGTGCTCCACCCGGCGTAGCCTTTACCTACGCACCAGGGCGTGGCGGGCAGCATGCCGAACGGATATTGCAAGGGTTCACAGGCGTCCTTCAGGTGGACGGTTACGCCGGATATAACCGCTTGATTGCACCGGACCGCACCGGTCCCGACATCCGGCTAGCCTATTGCTGGGCGCATGCCCGGCGTAAGCTGGTCGAGATCACACGCACCGGCTCGACTCCGATTGCCGAGGAAGGTGTGAAGCGGATTGGCGAACTCTATCGCATCGAAGCAGAACTGCGCGGTCTCGACGCCGACGCTCGCCTTACTGGGAGGCAGGCACGGTCAGCGCCGTTGATCGCAGACATGCGGACATGGCTCATGCTTCATCGGGCCCGCGTCGCTGGCAAGTCGCCGCTCGGCGAAGCACTCGCCTATGTCGCCAAATACTGGGATGGGCTCTGCGTCTATCTGACCGACGGTCGCGTCGAGATCGACAACAACAGCGTCGAGCGAACCATTAGGCCGATTGCCGGACCTGAGTCATTGTGCACTCCTTCTCTAAGTATCTGTAAACATTGGAAGCGTGTCCGCGTCAGCAATGCGACACGGGCGGCCCTTTCGGGCTATCGCGGCTTGGACCGTCGCCGAAGTCAGGTCGCTGGCCCTGATTTGATACGGCGCACCGCGAACCACCTGTTCGGCAGACAACACCTTCGTCTTGATCAGATGGCGTATCCGATGATTGGTCACGCCCAAAGCCGCCGCAGCCTCTGTCATGGTCAGCCATTCGCCGTCTTTGTCGGCTGA
- the tnpB gene encoding IS66 family insertion sequence element accessory protein TnpB (TnpB, as the term is used for proteins encoded by IS66 family insertion elements, is considered an accessory protein, since TnpC, encoded by a neighboring gene, is a DDE family transposase.), with product MDRRSSQNENRMQNVGRWADRLKLIYWDGSGVVMAYKRLEEHTFTWPDVRDGLMTLGHAQFEALFAGLDWRRVRAVEARAPTAIE from the coding sequence ATGGATAGACGATCGTCGCAAAACGAAAACCGTATGCAGAATGTCGGTCGTTGGGCCGACCGGTTGAAGCTGATCTACTGGGATGGCAGCGGTGTGGTGATGGCCTACAAGCGGCTGGAGGAGCACACGTTCACCTGGCCAGATGTAAGGGACGGCCTGATGACCTTGGGACATGCCCAGTTCGAGGCGCTGTTTGCGGGGCTCGACTGGCGTCGGGTTCGTGCTGTCGAGGCAAGAGCGCCGACGGCAATCGAATAG
- the istB gene encoding IS21-like element helper ATPase IstB produces MSTEAPEILLVHYLKILKLPTFQREYQKLARLCATEGVDHVGYLFRLAEREMIERDRRKVERRIKAARFPVVKSLDSFDFAAIPKLNKMQVLELARCEWIERRENVIALGPSGTGKTHVALGLGLAACQKGLSVGFTTAAALVSEMMEARDERRLLRFQKQMAAYQLLIIDELGFVPLSKTGAELLFELISQRYERGATLVTSNLPFDEWTETLGSERLTGALLDRITHHVNILEMNGDSYRLAQSRARKAG; encoded by the coding sequence ATGAGCACCGAAGCACCTGAGATCCTGCTTGTCCATTACCTCAAGATCCTGAAGCTCCCGACATTCCAGCGCGAATACCAGAAGCTGGCCCGGCTATGTGCCACCGAGGGCGTCGATCATGTCGGCTATCTCTTCCGGCTTGCCGAAAGGGAGATGATCGAACGGGATCGCCGCAAGGTCGAGCGCCGCATCAAGGCGGCCAGGTTCCCGGTCGTAAAAAGCCTCGACAGCTTCGACTTCGCCGCCATCCCGAAGCTCAACAAGATGCAGGTGCTGGAACTGGCGCGTTGCGAATGGATCGAACGGCGGGAGAACGTCATTGCGCTCGGCCCGAGCGGCACGGGAAAGACGCATGTCGCGCTCGGTCTCGGCCTGGCGGCATGCCAGAAGGGCCTGTCCGTTGGGTTCACCACGGCCGCCGCCCTGGTCAGTGAGATGATGGAGGCGCGCGACGAGCGACGGCTGCTGCGGTTCCAGAAGCAGATGGCAGCCTACCAGCTTCTCATCATCGATGAGCTGGGCTTTGTGCCGCTCTCAAAAACCGGCGCAGAATTGCTGTTCGAGCTGATCTCACAACGCTATGAACGCGGCGCGACCCTGGTCACCAGCAATCTTCCGTTTGACGAATGGACAGAAACCTTGGGATCGGAGCGTCTCACCGGCGCACTGCTCGATCGCATCACCCACCACGTCAACATCCTGGAGATGAACGGCGATAGCTATCGTCTCGCCCAAAGCCGCGCCCGAAAGGCCGGCTGA
- a CDS encoding recombinase family protein, whose product MNTKITPDHLSRAAVVYVRQSTMTQVTGNLESQRRQYDLAGAATTTGFASVTVIDDDLGRSGSGSMERPGFERLVAQVCSGDVGAVYCIEASRLARNGRDWHHLIDLCALAGTLVIDPDGAYDPRLVNDRLLLGLKGTMSEYELSLMRQRGIAARDSKAGRGELRFMLPPGLCWSEVGKIEIDPDEHVAETIRLVFAKFRELGSGRQVFLWLRSADIKMPVVLRNVDVCKLVWKAPAYHSVMQILHNPLYAGAYAFGRRAQRTRIVDGRARKTTGVRKPRDEWSVLLRDNHQGYISWREYEENHKLLAENAHMKKNCDRKSARGGRALLTGLMRCGRCGRMMRVFYGSAKGNAHRYQCRGDDAHVGVGLCIGIGGVRVDRAVAAQILEAVSDRAVEAAIFASDHVERSRRDVIAAIERDLEGARYEALLASRRYELVDPAKRHVARELEARWNDALERVGVLERKIKELSALSAARPTIDRGRLLQLAQDLPTVWNTPSTETRTKQRLIHILVQEIICDLDDATNEAVLLIHWTGGRHTEVRVARVSTPE is encoded by the coding sequence ATGAACACGAAGATCACGCCTGACCATCTTAGCCGCGCCGCTGTGGTCTATGTCCGCCAGTCCACAATGACTCAGGTCACCGGCAATCTTGAAAGCCAGCGCCGACAGTATGATCTCGCAGGAGCCGCAACAACGACCGGCTTTGCATCGGTGACCGTAATCGATGACGATCTTGGCCGTTCGGGTTCGGGCAGCATGGAGCGCCCTGGATTCGAACGGCTTGTGGCACAGGTCTGCTCCGGCGACGTGGGAGCGGTCTATTGCATAGAGGCATCACGCCTGGCGCGGAATGGCAGGGACTGGCATCACCTGATCGACCTTTGCGCGCTTGCCGGTACGCTGGTCATCGATCCAGACGGCGCCTATGATCCCCGGCTCGTCAACGATCGTCTGCTGCTTGGATTGAAAGGCACGATGTCGGAATACGAGCTTAGCTTGATGCGCCAGCGCGGCATCGCCGCACGCGATTCCAAGGCAGGACGTGGGGAACTGCGGTTTATGCTGCCGCCAGGTTTGTGCTGGAGCGAAGTGGGCAAGATCGAGATTGATCCGGACGAACATGTAGCTGAGACGATCAGGCTCGTTTTTGCCAAATTCCGGGAACTGGGAAGTGGACGACAGGTCTTTTTGTGGCTGCGGTCGGCCGATATCAAGATGCCGGTCGTTCTGCGCAATGTCGACGTCTGCAAACTCGTCTGGAAAGCGCCAGCCTACCACAGCGTCATGCAGATCCTCCACAATCCACTCTACGCGGGCGCCTATGCCTTCGGAAGACGCGCGCAGCGAACGCGGATCGTCGATGGCCGCGCTCGCAAGACCACAGGGGTACGCAAGCCAAGGGACGAATGGAGCGTGCTGCTGCGCGACAATCATCAAGGTTACATCAGTTGGCGGGAGTACGAGGAGAACCACAAGCTACTGGCCGAGAACGCGCACATGAAGAAGAACTGCGATCGCAAATCAGCGCGTGGCGGCCGTGCCCTTTTGACGGGACTGATGCGATGCGGTCGCTGTGGCCGAATGATGCGCGTCTTTTACGGCAGCGCAAAAGGCAACGCGCATCGCTATCAATGCCGCGGCGACGATGCACACGTGGGTGTCGGCCTTTGTATCGGCATTGGCGGCGTCAGGGTCGATCGCGCCGTTGCGGCCCAAATTCTGGAAGCGGTGTCTGATCGTGCCGTCGAAGCGGCGATCTTCGCCTCGGATCATGTCGAGCGGTCCCGAAGAGATGTCATTGCGGCAATCGAGCGGGACCTCGAAGGCGCACGCTACGAAGCGCTGCTGGCCAGTCGCAGGTATGAGCTTGTGGACCCGGCCAAGCGGCATGTTGCACGCGAACTGGAGGCCCGATGGAATGATGCCCTGGAGCGAGTAGGCGTGCTTGAGCGCAAGATCAAGGAACTATCCGCGCTGTCAGCAGCGCGACCAACCATCGATCGTGGCCGCCTCCTGCAGCTTGCCCAGGATTTGCCGACCGTATGGAATACGCCATCCACTGAGACGCGAACAAAGCAGCGGCTCATCCACATCCTGGTTCAGGAGATTATTTGCGATCTCGATGATGCGACCAACGAGGCGGTGCTGTTGATCCATTGGACCGGAGGTCGGCACACAGAGGTGCGTGTGGCGCGCGTGTCAACGCCGGAGTAA
- a CDS encoding tyrosine-type recombinase/integrase, which produces MRSVETLWDEGSAESKFDADFSHPVHRIKSLNDPTAITGIPDDVTLLFDREFKPLTEMNLFILSHAKDRRNLYNTANGYADDLANYEMYCDYKGITWRDATTSDMEFYHSILSSGVSWITRKTFAPSTIARRIGTVKHFYKFCINKGFICDSVSSPHRYKGNSSRGTKAVKVKFINLQSLRQILTVLGPSPEEKTASPTRDRTVAEYLFLIGGRLEDAVALTLTDVLNWELELRERPDRFLVEHTVVGKGDVKRTVLVPRPLVSRIIRYIETTRAQIIELALKIKGPAWAPPNNVFLNGVQSNHRDVGNAASADTLGRAFVEGVRKAGVLKAEDRVLFGTDGKPIRERGSLKTEIMLAPKHSIHHLRHTFVAVIADGLRRHGNSSPFKVIQMLLGHSWLSTTVDTYGGSLALDEPDIADAFEAVLRSYNFHEDDG; this is translated from the coding sequence ATGCGCAGCGTTGAAACACTTTGGGATGAAGGCTCAGCAGAGAGCAAGTTCGATGCGGATTTTTCCCATCCCGTCCATCGGATTAAGTCACTAAACGATCCAACCGCAATCACCGGGATACCGGATGACGTCACCCTCCTTTTCGACCGTGAGTTCAAGCCGCTTACCGAAATGAATCTCTTTATCCTCAGTCATGCGAAGGATAGGCGGAATCTGTACAACACCGCGAACGGCTATGCCGACGATTTAGCCAACTACGAGATGTATTGCGACTACAAAGGCATCACCTGGAGGGATGCGACCACCAGCGACATGGAGTTTTATCACTCAATTCTGTCATCAGGCGTTTCGTGGATTACACGCAAAACCTTTGCCCCTTCCACTATCGCCAGACGAATTGGGACTGTGAAGCATTTCTACAAGTTCTGCATCAACAAGGGTTTCATTTGCGACTCCGTCTCGTCACCACACCGTTACAAAGGCAATTCGTCTCGTGGGACCAAAGCGGTCAAAGTTAAATTTATCAATTTGCAGTCTTTGCGGCAAATTCTAACGGTGCTCGGTCCGTCCCCGGAAGAGAAGACGGCATCACCCACCCGGGATCGGACGGTAGCCGAATATTTGTTCCTCATCGGCGGACGCCTTGAAGATGCTGTTGCTCTCACCTTGACCGATGTTCTGAACTGGGAACTTGAGTTGCGCGAGCGACCAGACCGATTTCTGGTTGAGCACACGGTGGTAGGAAAGGGAGATGTCAAGCGCACCGTCCTTGTGCCGCGCCCTCTCGTGTCTCGTATCATCAGATACATTGAGACGACACGCGCCCAGATCATCGAGTTGGCCCTGAAGATCAAGGGACCCGCCTGGGCTCCGCCCAACAACGTTTTTTTGAACGGCGTTCAATCGAACCACCGGGACGTCGGCAATGCCGCGTCCGCTGATACACTCGGTAGGGCTTTCGTGGAAGGCGTCCGGAAAGCAGGAGTGCTAAAGGCCGAGGATCGAGTGCTATTTGGCACCGACGGCAAGCCGATCCGAGAACGAGGATCGCTAAAAACCGAAATTATGCTCGCGCCTAAACACTCGATACATCATCTTCGCCACACATTCGTTGCTGTCATTGCCGACGGTTTACGCCGCCACGGTAATTCTTCTCCTTTCAAGGTCATCCAAATGCTGCTGGGCCATTCATGGCTCTCGACGACCGTTGACACGTACGGCGGATCGCTGGCGCTAGATGAACCCGACATCGCAGACGCTTTCGAGGCGGTGCTGCGAAGCTATAACTTCCACGAGGACGACGGATGA
- the istA gene encoding IS21 family transposase, whose product MELYLKVRLAVSEGMTRRQAAKHFNISRDSVSKMVSYSTPPGYQRQLPIRRPKLDAFVSTIDHWLDEDLKVPRKQRHTAKRVFDRLRDERGFTGGYTIIKDYMRERDQRRQEVFVPLAHPPGHGQADFGEAMVVIGGVERKAHFFVLDLPHSDGCYVRAYPAAVSEAWVDGHIHAFAFFGAVPQSIVYDNDRCLVAKILPDGTRKRAGLFSGFLSHYLIRDRYGRPGKGNDKGNVEGLVGYARRNFMVPIPQFPTWGAFNIWLEEQCRKRQRDRLRSESETIGERLQRDLAAMRSLPLSPFDACDQTSAKVTAQSLVRYKTNDYSVPVAYGHQDVWVRGYVDEVVIGCRGEIVARHPRSWEREDVVFDPVHYLPLIEHKINALDQAAPLQGWDLPEEFATLRRLMEGRMAKHGRREYVQVLRLLESFELSDLHAAVKQALQLGAIGFDAVKHLILCRVERRPPRLDLSIYPYLPKATVETTSAKAYMRLLSSDAEEAA is encoded by the coding sequence GTGGAATTATATCTGAAGGTTCGCCTGGCCGTCTCGGAAGGGATGACCCGTCGTCAGGCTGCGAAGCATTTCAACATATCTCGCGACAGCGTTTCCAAGATGGTGTCGTATTCGACACCGCCCGGCTATCAGCGTCAGTTGCCGATCCGGCGACCCAAGCTGGATGCATTTGTTTCGACGATCGATCATTGGCTCGATGAAGATCTGAAGGTGCCGCGCAAGCAGCGCCATACGGCCAAGCGAGTGTTTGACCGGCTCCGGGACGAGCGCGGCTTCACCGGCGGCTACACGATCATCAAGGATTACATGCGCGAACGGGATCAGCGCCGTCAGGAGGTGTTCGTGCCGCTGGCTCATCCGCCGGGCCATGGGCAGGCCGATTTCGGCGAGGCGATGGTGGTGATCGGCGGTGTCGAGCGGAAGGCCCATTTCTTCGTGCTGGATCTGCCGCATAGCGATGGCTGCTATGTACGGGCCTATCCGGCGGCGGTCTCTGAGGCCTGGGTCGACGGCCACATCCATGCGTTCGCGTTCTTCGGGGCGGTGCCACAGTCGATCGTCTACGACAACGACCGCTGCCTTGTGGCAAAGATCCTGCCCGATGGGACACGCAAGCGCGCCGGATTGTTCAGCGGCTTCCTGTCCCACTACCTGATCCGGGATCGCTATGGCCGTCCGGGGAAAGGCAACGACAAGGGGAATGTCGAGGGGCTTGTTGGCTACGCCAGGCGCAACTTCATGGTTCCGATCCCACAGTTTCCGACATGGGGTGCATTCAATATCTGGCTCGAGGAGCAATGCCGCAAGCGTCAGCGCGATAGACTGCGCAGCGAGAGCGAGACGATCGGAGAACGGCTGCAGCGCGATCTGGCTGCCATGCGTTCGTTGCCACTATCGCCCTTCGATGCCTGCGATCAGACCAGTGCCAAGGTCACGGCTCAGTCGCTGGTGCGGTACAAGACCAACGACTATTCCGTCCCGGTTGCCTATGGCCACCAGGATGTTTGGGTCCGGGGCTATGTCGACGAAGTGGTGATCGGTTGCCGTGGTGAGATTGTCGCCCGCCATCCGCGGAGCTGGGAACGAGAAGATGTCGTCTTCGATCCTGTGCATTACTTGCCGCTGATCGAGCATAAGATCAATGCGCTGGATCAGGCAGCACCTCTCCAGGGCTGGGACTTGCCAGAGGAATTCGCCACTCTGCGGCGGTTGATGGAAGGCCGCATGGCAAAGCATGGCCGGCGGGAGTATGTGCAGGTTCTGCGCTTGCTGGAAAGCTTCGAGCTTTCTGATCTGCATGCGGCGGTAAAGCAGGCTCTGCAACTCGGAGCGATCGGCTTCGACGCTGTAAAGCATCTGATCCTTTGCCGGGTGGAGCGCCGGCCGCCGCGACTGGACCTGTCCATCTACCCCTACCTGCCGAAGGCGACGGTCGAGACGACATCAGCGAAGGCGTACATGCGCCTCCTGTCATCGGATGCGGAAGAAGCGGCATGA
- a CDS encoding ISAzo13 family transposase, producing the protein MIDIAAIKARFETLAPYLDERARRLLAATEARAAGRGGVTAVSAATGVARSTIGRGLTELRTADARLERRVRRPGGGRRPKIETEPGLLAALEELVQSAIRGDPEAALLWVSRSQRHLAGALAQRGFTASQKLVGRLLRKLGFSLQANKKTLEGASHPDRDTQFEHINEKIKQFQAAGQAAISVDTKKKELVGDFKNGGRELRPKGGPEPVRVHDFKIPELGKVAPYGVYDITNNSGWVNVGIDHDTAAFAVESIRRWWNVLGKSRYPGSTGLLITADCGGSNGARVRLWKRELQSFANETGLAITVAHHPPGTSKWNRIEHRLFAFITQNWRGKPLVSHEVIVQLIGATTTANGLDVQCCLDENDYPKAIKITDAEMNAINIDRDPFHGEWNYTISPTSVVSDSAIAESVADDR; encoded by the coding sequence ATGATTGATATCGCGGCGATCAAAGCTCGCTTTGAGACGCTTGCGCCTTATCTCGATGAGCGGGCACGGCGTTTGTTGGCGGCAACCGAGGCTCGCGCGGCGGGCCGGGGTGGAGTGACGGCGGTTTCGGCGGCGACCGGCGTTGCGCGCAGTACGATCGGGCGCGGTCTTACGGAGTTGCGGACCGCAGATGCACGACTGGAACGCCGGGTTCGGCGGCCGGGCGGCGGCCGCAGGCCAAAGATCGAGACTGAGCCGGGCCTCTTGGCTGCACTTGAAGAATTGGTTCAATCGGCGATCCGTGGCGACCCTGAAGCAGCATTGTTGTGGGTGAGCAGAAGCCAGCGCCACCTTGCCGGCGCATTGGCACAACGCGGCTTTACGGCCAGCCAGAAGTTGGTTGGTCGGCTGCTGCGCAAGCTTGGCTTCAGCCTCCAGGCCAACAAGAAGACCTTGGAGGGGGCGTCTCATCCTGACCGCGACACCCAGTTCGAACACATCAACGAGAAGATCAAGCAGTTCCAGGCGGCCGGCCAGGCCGCCATTTCGGTCGACACAAAGAAAAAGGAGCTGGTTGGCGATTTCAAGAACGGCGGGCGTGAGCTGCGTCCCAAAGGCGGCCCCGAACCCGTGCGCGTTCACGACTTCAAGATACCCGAACTCGGCAAGGTCGCACCTTACGGCGTCTACGACATCACCAACAACTCGGGTTGGGTGAATGTCGGCATCGATCATGACACCGCCGCCTTTGCCGTAGAGAGCATTCGACGGTGGTGGAATGTCTTGGGAAAGAGCCGCTATCCTGGTTCAACCGGTCTACTCATTACCGCCGATTGCGGTGGCAGCAACGGGGCCCGTGTGCGACTGTGGAAGCGCGAGCTTCAATCATTCGCCAATGAAACTGGGTTAGCTATCACGGTCGCTCACCACCCGCCGGGGACCAGCAAATGGAACCGCATAGAACACCGGCTATTTGCATTCATCACACAGAATTGGCGCGGCAAGCCCCTCGTCAGTCATGAGGTCATCGTTCAACTGATCGGGGCCACGACGACGGCCAACGGGCTCGACGTTCAATGTTGCCTCGACGAAAATGACTATCCCAAGGCCATCAAGATCACCGATGCTGAAATGAATGCAATCAATATTGATCGTGATCCCTTCCACGGTGAGTGGAACTACACGATTTCGCCCACCTCCGTTGTGTCCGATAGCGCTATCGCCGAGAGTGTTGCCGATGATCGATGA
- a CDS encoding IS5 family transposase: MAWTETTRQQYVRRTSRYASDVTDREWEFIAPFMPAPRRLGRPRKTDLREVLNALLYIASTGCQWRMLPKDFPPCSTVQRYFYEWRAMGLWPRINHHLVMEARELDGKEASPTAGAIDSQSVKTTESGGIRGFDAGKKIKGRKRHIIVDTLGLMVGLMVHSADIQDRDGAPDLLKSIRNRWPWLLHVFADGGYAGDKLKKRLQKIGKWTLEIIKRTDKAKGFEILPRRWVVERTFAWLGRCRRLAKDFETSIASAEAWITIARIRMLTRRLARYGYR, encoded by the coding sequence ATGGCCTGGACTGAAACCACCCGACAGCAATATGTCCGTCGGACGAGCCGATATGCAAGCGATGTTACCGATCGCGAATGGGAATTTATTGCGCCGTTCATGCCCGCGCCACGGCGCCTGGGCCGGCCACGCAAGACCGATCTGCGCGAGGTTTTAAACGCCCTTCTCTATATCGCTTCGACAGGCTGCCAGTGGCGGATGCTGCCGAAGGACTTTCCGCCCTGTTCAACGGTGCAGCGGTATTTCTATGAATGGCGGGCAATGGGTCTTTGGCCACGGATCAACCACCACCTCGTCATGGAGGCACGGGAGCTGGACGGGAAGGAAGCTTCACCGACGGCTGGCGCCATCGACAGCCAAAGCGTCAAAACTACTGAAAGCGGCGGTATTCGGGGCTTTGATGCGGGTAAGAAGATCAAGGGCCGCAAGCGCCACATCATTGTTGATACGCTCGGGCTGATGGTCGGCCTCATGGTGCACAGCGCTGATATCCAGGACCGCGACGGCGCTCCCGATCTCCTGAAATCTATCCGCAACCGATGGCCGTGGCTCCTTCATGTCTTCGCCGATGGCGGCTATGCGGGCGACAAGCTGAAAAAGCGGCTGCAGAAAATAGGAAAATGGACACTCGAAATTATCAAGCGTACCGACAAGGCCAAGGGTTTCGAAATCCTGCCGCGCCGCTGGGTCGTCGAGAGGACGTTCGCCTGGCTGGGACGATGCAGAAGATTGGCCAAGGACTTCGAGACATCCATCGCTTCAGCAGAAGCCTGGATAACCATCGCTCGCATCCGAATGCTCACCAGGCGGCTGGCAAGATACGGATATCGTTGA